The following are encoded in a window of Nakamurella sp. A5-74 genomic DNA:
- a CDS encoding sugar ABC transporter permease codes for MPLRTALLFVLPALALFGVFILYPMFTALSYSLFEWGGTKRGGFVGLGNFSTLFTAEPFVSTVPIALLHNVLFFLGTMLIQNTVGLGIAFLLFRRSSTRRALQVLYAIPYLVSPIVIGYLWTLLLSPAFGPVNAALKGIGLDGLALPWLGDPDLAIWAVIAISVWQWIGFPVLLYGAALGGIPEELSEAARMDGASNWMTFRRILLPLLTPAIGTVSVLTFIFAMEAFALPYAVGGSTGSPAGATDFISLVFYRTAFESGDPNRIGTSSAMAALLFVLIFGGALLATWALRRVERRVMS; via the coding sequence ATGCCGCTGCGTACGGCGTTGTTGTTCGTGCTGCCCGCACTGGCGCTGTTCGGCGTGTTCATCCTGTATCCGATGTTCACCGCGTTGTCGTACTCGCTCTTCGAGTGGGGCGGCACGAAGCGTGGCGGCTTCGTCGGACTCGGCAACTTCAGCACGTTGTTCACCGCTGAGCCGTTCGTCTCCACGGTCCCGATCGCCCTGCTGCACAACGTCTTGTTCTTCCTGGGCACGATGCTCATCCAGAACACCGTCGGCCTCGGGATCGCGTTCCTGTTGTTCAGACGCAGCAGCACCCGACGTGCGCTGCAGGTGCTGTACGCGATCCCCTACCTGGTCAGCCCGATCGTCATCGGCTATCTGTGGACGTTGCTGCTGTCGCCGGCGTTCGGACCCGTCAATGCTGCTCTGAAGGGGATCGGACTCGACGGGCTGGCACTGCCGTGGCTGGGCGATCCGGACCTCGCGATCTGGGCGGTGATCGCGATCAGCGTCTGGCAGTGGATCGGGTTCCCGGTGCTGCTCTACGGCGCAGCACTCGGTGGCATCCCCGAAGAGCTGTCGGAGGCGGCCCGGATGGACGGAGCGAGCAACTGGATGACCTTCCGGCGCATCCTGCTGCCCCTGCTCACCCCAGCGATCGGCACCGTCAGCGTGTTGACGTTCATCTTCGCGATGGAGGCCTTCGCGCTGCCGTACGCGGTTGGTGGATCCACCGGAAGTCCGGCCGGAGCCACCGATTTCATCTCCCTGGTGTTCTACCGCACCGCCTTCGAGTCGGGTGATCCGAACCGGATCGGCACCTCATCGGCGATGGCTGCGCTGTTGTTCGTGCTGATCTTCGGGGGTGCGCTGCTGGCGACCTGGGCGCTGCGCAGGGTGGAGCGGAGGGTGATGTCATGA
- a CDS encoding carbohydrate ABC transporter permease: protein MTATLDRPTPSAPTPPDPRQSRHRRSITPPVGGRIGSTALWTYAIIALIPLLLMVWNSFRTNRDLVTNPLGAPFPPNASSYRTAWTDGSMAQYFVNSVIITVGAVLLSTVVATMASYALARSRSKVIRVIEGLFLSGLMMPIHLAILPIFYLFDSLGLINSLFGLVLLYGASGVPFSIFVLSTFFRQLPAELEEAAQIDGANAWQTFVKIMLPLVRPAVVTVAVFRFVPIWNDFLFPLVLLRDSDKYPLPVGLTSFFAENSANYSAIFAGLVITTLPLIVLFLLATKQIVAGLTAGMSK, encoded by the coding sequence ATGACCGCGACCCTCGACCGTCCGACCCCGTCGGCACCGACCCCGCCGGATCCCCGGCAGTCGCGGCACCGACGGTCGATCACCCCGCCGGTCGGCGGCCGGATCGGCAGCACGGCGCTCTGGACCTACGCGATCATCGCGTTGATCCCGCTGCTGCTGATGGTGTGGAACTCCTTCCGCACCAACCGGGATCTGGTGACGAACCCGCTCGGCGCACCCTTCCCGCCGAACGCCTCGAGCTATCGGACCGCCTGGACCGACGGCAGCATGGCACAGTACTTCGTCAATTCGGTGATCATCACGGTCGGTGCGGTGCTGTTGTCGACCGTTGTCGCAACGATGGCCTCGTATGCGTTGGCCCGCAGCAGATCCAAGGTGATCCGGGTGATCGAGGGCCTGTTCCTGTCCGGCCTGATGATGCCGATCCATCTGGCGATCCTGCCGATCTTCTACCTGTTCGACTCGCTCGGTCTGATCAACAGCCTGTTCGGCCTGGTGCTGCTCTACGGGGCGTCGGGGGTACCGTTCTCGATCTTCGTGCTCTCGACGTTCTTCCGCCAGCTGCCGGCGGAGCTGGAGGAAGCCGCGCAGATCGACGGGGCCAACGCCTGGCAGACGTTCGTGAAGATCATGCTGCCGCTGGTGCGTCCGGCGGTGGTGACGGTGGCAGTGTTCCGCTTCGTGCCGATCTGGAACGACTTCCTGTTCCCGCTGGTGCTGCTGCGAGACTCGGACAAGTACCCGCTGCCGGTCGGGCTGACGAGCTTCTTCGCGGAGAACTCCGCGAACTACTCCGCCATCTTCGCCGGTCTGGTGATCACCACTCTCCCGCTGATCGTGCTGTTCCTGCTGGCCACCAAGCAGATCGTCGCCGGCTTGACTGCGGGGATGAGCAAGTGA
- a CDS encoding BadF/BadG/BcrA/BcrD ATPase family protein codes for MSIVVGVDVGGSGLRCVVVRDDVRDGVRSAPGIRIGSGGVSLPALVETVRGFLPADERIDALTFAARSFTTLADPDEMLAAVVGLGAARSVLCADAVSSLVGALGAVRPGAVIAVGTGAIGFGTDFAGAHRRVDGWGHVLGDRGSAAWLGCETLRRLLVAVDLGHPTGALLSAAQEHFGPVMAWSRQVMTRDDAPALLGAFAPRVTALVDEDPLAATLCAEAGGLLAATLLAASEPLPDDAVLSWTGGLLSSAAVREPFEAAVAAAGRRLTPPVGGSLDGAVLLAEAVAVGESPAAFAPYLMLG; via the coding sequence ATGAGCATCGTTGTCGGGGTGGACGTTGGCGGTTCGGGGCTGCGCTGCGTCGTGGTCCGCGACGATGTCCGCGACGGGGTGCGGTCCGCTCCCGGCATCCGAATCGGCAGCGGTGGGGTCTCCTTGCCCGCGTTGGTGGAGACGGTGCGCGGATTCCTGCCTGCTGATGAGCGGATCGACGCGCTGACCTTTGCTGCGCGGTCGTTCACCACGCTCGCCGACCCCGACGAGATGCTGGCCGCGGTGGTCGGCCTCGGCGCTGCGCGTTCGGTGCTCTGTGCTGACGCGGTCTCGTCCCTGGTCGGGGCGCTGGGCGCGGTACGGCCGGGTGCGGTGATCGCGGTCGGCACCGGCGCGATCGGTTTCGGCACCGACTTCGCCGGCGCGCATCGGCGGGTGGACGGCTGGGGACATGTGTTGGGGGACAGGGGCTCTGCCGCCTGGCTCGGTTGCGAGACCCTGCGACGACTGTTGGTCGCGGTCGATCTGGGGCACCCGACCGGTGCGTTGCTGTCGGCAGCGCAGGAGCACTTCGGTCCGGTGATGGCCTGGTCCCGTCAGGTGATGACCCGTGATGACGCCCCAGCCCTGCTGGGTGCGTTCGCTCCACGAGTGACTGCGCTGGTCGATGAGGATCCGCTCGCGGCAACGCTGTGCGCCGAGGCGGGTGGTCTGCTGGCTGCGACGCTGCTGGCCGCGTCCGAGCCGCTGCCGGATGACGCGGTGCTCAGCTGGACTGGCGGGCTGTTGTCGTCGGCCGCAGTGCGTGAGCCCTTCGAGGCTGCTGTGGCCGCGGCCGGGCGCCGGTTGACTCCGCCGGTGGGCGGTTCGCTCGACGGCGCCGTGCTGCTCGCGGAGGCGGTGGCGGTGGGGGAGTCGCCGGCGGCGTTCGCGCCCTATCTGATGCTGGGCTGA
- a CDS encoding SigE family RNA polymerase sigma factor: MAEHVMPVDDPVEPAEFFAASLDRLVRVALLLTGNSASAEDLVMTAVSKCLPRWSSIRGAPLPYVRQAVLREFLSTVRRRSVVDERPTDRVPESATADSHERAMLRADLFSALEALPPRQRAVVVLRFFEDLTGAQIAEVLGISVGTVRSQLHDGLAALRAAAPQTLGEYLQISGDEESRP; this comes from the coding sequence GTGGCAGAGCACGTGATGCCGGTCGACGATCCCGTCGAGCCCGCAGAGTTCTTCGCTGCCTCCCTCGACCGGCTGGTCCGCGTCGCCTTGCTGTTGACGGGCAACAGCGCAAGTGCCGAAGATCTGGTGATGACGGCCGTCTCGAAGTGTCTGCCTCGGTGGTCGTCGATCCGCGGCGCGCCGCTGCCGTACGTGCGGCAGGCGGTGCTGCGGGAGTTCCTGTCGACCGTTCGCCGCCGATCCGTCGTGGACGAACGACCCACCGACCGGGTGCCGGAGAGTGCCACTGCCGATTCGCACGAGCGCGCGATGCTGCGGGCTGACCTGTTCTCGGCGCTCGAGGCGCTCCCGCCGCGGCAACGCGCGGTGGTGGTGCTCCGGTTCTTCGAGGACCTGACCGGAGCGCAGATCGCCGAGGTGCTGGGCATCTCGGTGGGCACGGTGCGATCGCAGCTGCACGACGGACTGGCGGCGCTGCGCGCGGCGGCGCCGCAGACCCTCGGCGAATATCTGCAGATCTCCGGCGACGAGGAGTCGAGGCCATGA
- a CDS encoding response regulator transcription factor, which translates to MTSAKLPILIALIDDYDVVLTGVASMLDRYRDRVLVSEIDANKPLEDTVDIALYDSFAQPEADHEEIEVLVRSERARKVVVYTWNFAPGLIETARDKGADGYLSKTLPAAALVAALEAVHAGETVFNDPPGRARSSPALDWPGRLHGITDREAEILALITQGKSNAEVAKLTYLSPNTVKSYIRSVYRKIEVESRTQAVLWGVEHGFSPDHHRIDHWRGGP; encoded by the coding sequence ATGACCTCCGCGAAGCTGCCGATCCTCATCGCACTGATCGACGACTACGACGTGGTGCTCACCGGGGTCGCGAGCATGCTCGACCGCTACCGCGACCGGGTGCTGGTGTCCGAGATCGACGCGAACAAGCCCCTCGAGGACACTGTCGACATCGCGTTGTACGACTCGTTCGCCCAGCCCGAGGCCGATCACGAAGAGATCGAGGTCCTGGTCCGCAGTGAGCGGGCGCGGAAGGTCGTGGTCTACACCTGGAACTTCGCACCCGGTCTCATCGAGACCGCACGGGACAAGGGTGCCGACGGCTATCTGTCCAAGACTCTGCCCGCCGCAGCCCTGGTGGCGGCGCTCGAGGCGGTGCATGCAGGCGAGACGGTGTTCAACGATCCGCCGGGACGCGCCCGTTCCTCACCCGCCCTCGACTGGCCCGGTCGGCTGCACGGCATCACCGACCGCGAGGCAGAGATCCTCGCCCTCATCACCCAGGGCAAGAGCAACGCCGAGGTGGCGAAGCTGACCTACCTGAGCCCGAACACGGTGAAGTCCTACATCCGCAGCGTCTACCGCAAGATCGAGGTGGAGAGCCGGACGCAGGCCGTGCTCTGGGGCGTTGAACACGGCTTCTCCCCCGACCACCACCGCATCGACCACTGGCGCGGCGGCCCCTGA
- a CDS encoding GlsB/YeaQ/YmgE family stress response membrane protein, protein MLGLIVTLIVVGLIAGALARLLVPGKQNISIAMTIVLGIVGSFIGGFLGYLIFHKDAQDGFFQPAGLIGSIIGAVIALLIYTRVGNRSRVSR, encoded by the coding sequence ATGCTCGGACTCATCGTCACCCTCATCGTCGTCGGACTCATCGCGGGCGCTCTCGCTCGCCTGCTCGTCCCCGGCAAGCAGAACATCAGCATCGCGATGACCATCGTGCTCGGAATCGTCGGCTCGTTCATCGGCGGATTCCTGGGCTACCTGATCTTCCACAAGGACGCCCAGGACGGCTTCTTCCAGCCCGCCGGCCTCATCGGTTCGATCATCGGCGCTGTCATCGCGCTGCTGATCTACACCCGCGTGGGCAACCGGAGCCGCGTCAGCCGCTGA
- the prfB gene encoding peptide chain release factor 2 has product MDQLAATMTTIEAVVDVGSLKVKITDLSEQASSPDLWNDQEKAQAVTSALSYAQTEVRRIEELRQRIEDLPVLFELAEDDADTLVEAEAELKSVHAAVEAMEVRTLLSGEYDQREALVTIRSEAGGIDAADFAEMLLRMYSRWAERHHYPTEIYDTSYAEEAGIKSATFQVKVPYAYGTLSVEQGTHRLVRISPFDNQGRRQTSFAGVEVVPVVETSDHVEIDDKDLRVDVYRSSGPGGQGVNTTDSAVRLTHLPTGIVVSCQNERSQLQNKASAMTVLQAKILERRRQEEKATMDALKDTGNSWGNQMRSYVLHPYQMVKDLRTEFEVGNPSAVFDGDIDGFIEAGIRWRRSADTE; this is encoded by the coding sequence ATGGATCAGCTGGCCGCCACGATGACAACCATCGAGGCGGTGGTCGACGTCGGATCGCTGAAGGTGAAGATCACAGACCTCTCCGAGCAGGCGAGTTCGCCCGACCTGTGGAACGACCAGGAGAAGGCCCAGGCGGTGACGTCCGCGCTCTCCTACGCCCAGACCGAGGTCCGGCGGATCGAGGAACTGCGCCAGCGGATCGAGGACCTACCGGTGCTCTTCGAGCTGGCGGAGGACGACGCCGACACGCTCGTGGAGGCCGAGGCCGAGCTGAAGTCGGTGCACGCCGCGGTGGAGGCGATGGAGGTCCGCACGCTGCTGTCGGGTGAGTACGACCAGCGCGAGGCACTCGTGACGATCCGCTCCGAGGCCGGCGGGATCGACGCCGCGGACTTCGCCGAGATGCTGCTCCGGATGTACAGCCGGTGGGCCGAGCGCCACCACTACCCGACCGAGATCTACGACACCTCGTACGCGGAGGAGGCCGGCATCAAGTCGGCCACCTTCCAGGTGAAGGTGCCCTACGCCTACGGAACGCTGTCCGTGGAGCAGGGCACCCACCGCCTGGTGCGCATCTCCCCCTTCGACAACCAGGGCAGGCGGCAGACGTCGTTCGCCGGTGTCGAGGTGGTCCCGGTGGTGGAGACGAGCGACCACGTCGAGATCGACGACAAGGACCTGCGGGTCGACGTCTACCGCTCCTCCGGGCCCGGTGGCCAGGGCGTCAACACCACCGACTCGGCCGTGCGACTCACCCACCTGCCGACCGGCATCGTCGTGTCCTGCCAGAACGAGCGCAGCCAGCTGCAGAACAAGGCCTCGGCGATGACTGTCCTGCAGGCGAAGATCCTGGAGCGCCGCCGCCAGGAGGAGAAGGCGACGATGGATGCGCTCAAGGACACCGGCAACTCCTGGGGCAACCAGATGCGCTCCTACGTGCTGCACCCGTACCAGATGGTCAAGGACCTGCGCACCGAGTTCGAGGTCGGCAACCCCTCCGCCGTGTTCGACGGCGACATCGACGGTTTCATCGAGGCCGGCATCCGCTGGCGGCGCTCGGCGGACACCGAGTAG
- a CDS encoding ribokinase, whose amino-acid sequence MNSSRVLVVGSLNEDLRLRTPTVPAAGETVLGGPHDWGLGGKGSNQAIAAARFGADVGMLGRLGDDAGGAKIRRVFADEGIDTELLGTSDDAGTGLALIVLEPSGENRIIVSSGANLQVTPADIDAAAEAVRSAAVVLCQLEIPLETVAATFELAGGTRILNSAPARSLPETLLGATDVLVANEIELAMLAHLAGADDVAEPDQIVRAARSITGTRTVIVTRGAAGAMVITDDDVLYIPAPKITVADTTGAGDCFCGVLAGAIAEGTSVQDAARIAVRAASLAASREGAAEGMPRRSDIDAAVAGAS is encoded by the coding sequence GTGAATTCATCCCGCGTCCTGGTCGTCGGCAGTCTCAATGAGGATCTGCGCCTGCGCACTCCCACGGTCCCGGCAGCGGGCGAAACGGTGCTCGGCGGTCCGCACGACTGGGGCCTGGGCGGAAAGGGCTCCAACCAGGCCATCGCCGCCGCCCGCTTCGGGGCGGACGTGGGAATGCTGGGCAGACTCGGGGACGACGCCGGTGGTGCGAAGATCCGCCGCGTGTTCGCCGACGAGGGCATCGACACGGAACTGCTCGGCACCAGCGACGACGCGGGGACGGGGCTGGCGCTGATCGTGCTGGAACCCTCCGGCGAGAACCGGATCATCGTGAGCTCCGGGGCGAACTTGCAGGTGACGCCTGCCGACATCGACGCGGCAGCAGAGGCAGTTCGGTCTGCGGCCGTCGTGCTGTGCCAGTTGGAGATCCCGCTGGAGACGGTCGCGGCCACCTTCGAACTCGCCGGCGGTACCCGCATCCTCAACAGCGCCCCGGCCCGATCGCTGCCGGAGACCCTGCTGGGCGCCACGGATGTGTTGGTGGCCAACGAGATCGAGCTCGCGATGCTGGCCCACCTCGCGGGCGCCGACGACGTCGCCGAGCCCGACCAGATCGTCCGTGCCGCCAGGTCGATCACCGGGACCAGGACGGTGATCGTCACCCGCGGCGCCGCCGGAGCGATGGTGATCACCGACGACGACGTCCTCTACATCCCGGCCCCGAAGATCACGGTGGCCGACACGACGGGCGCCGGCGACTGCTTCTGCGGGGTGTTGGCAGGGGCGATCGCCGAGGGGACCTCGGTGCAGGACGCCGCTCGGATCGCTGTGCGGGCGGCCTCGCTGGCCGCTTCCCGGGAGGGCGCCGCAGAGGGCATGCCGCGCAGGTCGGACATCGACGCTGCGGTCGCGGGAGCGTCCTGA
- a CDS encoding pilus assembly protein TadG-related protein: MTARPRVTGDRGSITPLIIGMVLCLLLLGFGVIAMGSVVLAKRSLQNACDSTADYVTGSTTQTDITSAADGYFDQQASAELQRRVPAATVSTGTQNASLIAVCAVQAPIALGGLFGSPTVSLQVRSVSQLRRD, translated from the coding sequence ATGACGGCCCGACCCCGGGTGACTGGCGATCGCGGTTCGATCACCCCGCTCATCATCGGCATGGTGCTGTGCCTGTTGCTGCTGGGATTTGGCGTCATCGCCATGGGGTCGGTGGTGCTGGCCAAGCGAAGCCTGCAGAACGCCTGCGACTCGACCGCCGACTACGTGACCGGCTCGACGACGCAGACCGACATCACTTCCGCTGCCGACGGATACTTCGACCAGCAGGCCAGTGCGGAGTTGCAGCGCCGGGTCCCCGCCGCCACCGTGTCGACAGGGACGCAGAACGCCTCCCTGATCGCCGTCTGCGCCGTGCAGGCACCGATCGCACTGGGCGGGCTGTTCGGCTCGCCGACGGTGTCGCTGCAGGTCCGCTCGGTCAGCCAGCTCCGCCGCGACTGA
- a CDS encoding TadE/TadG family type IV pilus assembly protein — MAEFAMVIVLLMILFLSLVSVGLWMYTRTVATAAAADAARYVANADIPPASAAAKVRELLGDGIVGSTGEQLSCTAVADGDLVGVTCTLPAPGIVSLLDGVLPTITVTGHSVRER; from the coding sequence GTGGCCGAGTTCGCGATGGTCATCGTGCTGCTGATGATCCTGTTCCTGTCCCTGGTGTCGGTGGGGTTGTGGATGTACACCCGCACCGTTGCCACCGCAGCAGCCGCCGACGCTGCCCGCTACGTCGCCAACGCCGACATTCCGCCGGCCTCCGCCGCGGCCAAGGTGCGGGAGCTGCTGGGTGACGGGATCGTCGGCTCCACCGGCGAGCAGCTGAGCTGCACCGCCGTCGCCGACGGCGACCTGGTCGGGGTCACCTGCACGCTGCCCGCGCCGGGGATCGTCTCCCTGCTGGACGGTGTGCTGCCCACCATCACGGTCACCGGCCACAGCGTCCGGGAGCGCTGA
- a CDS encoding type II secretion system F family protein — MNTPMVIGGLLGALAATALLTLVFSLPPLRRRALADRVAPFLQDAEMPSKLLQRNISGGSLFTRLGGPLLRDLVGFLDRLLGGQASVRRRLESLNRHATVEQFRIEQVLWGAGAAALGLGLGAVGLLIGKVNLLMVLVFVIGFAIAGVLGRDWWLTQAVAKRDAAVLAEFPVIAEMLALAVTAGEGPIGAIDRITRLAKGPLIEQLAALLAETRSGTPFLEAVTALRDRTDLPPLARFLDGMAVAIERGTPLADVLRAQAADVRALGKRQLMETGGKKEIAMMVPVVFLVLPLTIVLAFYPGLVAITEVAR, encoded by the coding sequence ATGAATACGCCCATGGTGATCGGCGGCCTGCTCGGCGCGCTTGCCGCCACCGCACTCCTGACGCTGGTGTTCTCGCTCCCGCCGCTGCGCCGACGAGCGCTCGCGGATCGGGTAGCTCCGTTCCTGCAGGATGCGGAGATGCCGTCGAAACTGTTGCAGCGCAACATTTCCGGCGGATCACTGTTCACCCGGCTCGGCGGGCCCCTGTTGCGGGACCTGGTCGGTTTCCTGGACCGTTTGCTGGGTGGCCAGGCGTCGGTCCGACGACGCCTCGAGTCGCTGAACCGGCACGCCACTGTCGAGCAGTTCCGGATCGAGCAGGTGCTCTGGGGCGCAGGGGCGGCCGCGCTCGGACTCGGCCTGGGCGCAGTGGGCCTGCTGATCGGCAAGGTGAACCTGCTGATGGTGCTGGTCTTCGTGATCGGATTCGCGATCGCCGGGGTGCTCGGCCGCGACTGGTGGCTGACCCAGGCGGTTGCCAAGCGCGATGCCGCGGTGTTGGCCGAGTTCCCGGTGATCGCCGAGATGCTGGCCCTGGCGGTGACCGCGGGCGAGGGTCCGATCGGCGCAATCGATCGGATCACCCGGTTGGCCAAGGGTCCGTTGATCGAACAGCTGGCCGCACTGCTGGCCGAGACCCGTTCCGGCACACCCTTCCTCGAGGCCGTCACCGCGCTCCGGGACCGCACCGACCTACCGCCGCTGGCCCGATTCCTGGACGGCATGGCGGTGGCGATCGAACGCGGAACCCCGCTGGCCGACGTCCTGCGGGCGCAGGCGGCAGACGTCCGGGCACTCGGCAAACGCCAGCTGATGGAGACCGGCGGCAAGAAGGAGATCGCGATGATGGTGCCGGTGGTGTTCCTGGTCCTGCCGCTGACGATCGTGCTGGCCTTCTACCCGGGCCTGGTCGCCATCACGGAAGTGGCGCGGTGA
- a CDS encoding type II secretion system F family protein, with translation MGAFIGLCAGIGLLLVWHGFAVPTLPRSSKPFAARTKDQLDEAGLTGVSPLQLYVGQILAALVVATLTLVVTRSIAVSVVFAIFGATVPRLLVNRLRRRRQADLRELWPEVVDNLTSGVRAGLSLPEALSAIGSRGPEGIREPFRRFGSDYRTTGRFNDALDRLKSALADPIGDRVCESLRVAREVGGTDLGRLLVTLSAFLREEQRTRAELLARQSWSVNAARLAVCAPWLVLVLLATQSTTLRAYDSAVGGILLAGAAVLTVVAYRLMLRIGRLPEERRVMR, from the coding sequence GTGGGGGCATTCATCGGGCTGTGTGCCGGGATCGGGCTGTTGCTCGTCTGGCACGGATTCGCCGTGCCCACCCTCCCCCGGTCGTCGAAACCCTTCGCCGCGCGGACCAAGGACCAGCTCGACGAGGCCGGGTTGACCGGAGTCTCTCCGCTGCAGCTGTACGTGGGACAAATTCTCGCCGCCCTGGTCGTCGCGACGCTCACCCTCGTCGTCACCAGGTCCATCGCGGTGTCGGTGGTGTTCGCCATCTTCGGTGCGACCGTTCCCCGGCTGCTGGTGAACCGGCTCCGGCGGCGCCGCCAGGCCGATCTGCGCGAGCTGTGGCCCGAGGTGGTCGACAACCTGACCTCTGGCGTGCGGGCGGGTCTGTCCCTCCCGGAGGCGTTGAGCGCCATCGGTTCCCGAGGCCCCGAGGGCATCCGCGAGCCGTTCCGACGGTTCGGCAGCGACTACCGCACGACCGGTCGCTTCAACGACGCCCTCGATCGGCTCAAGAGCGCGCTCGCCGATCCGATCGGCGATCGGGTGTGCGAATCGCTGCGGGTGGCCCGCGAGGTCGGTGGCACCGATCTGGGCCGGCTGCTGGTGACGCTCTCTGCGTTCCTGCGGGAGGAGCAACGCACCAGGGCGGAGCTGCTGGCCAGGCAGAGCTGGTCCGTCAACGCTGCCAGGCTCGCCGTCTGCGCACCGTGGCTGGTGCTGGTCCTGTTGGCCACCCAGAGCACCACCCTGCGCGCCTACGACAGCGCTGTCGGCGGCATCCTGCTCGCCGGCGCCGCCGTCCTCACCGTCGTGGCCTATCGGTTGATGTTGCGGATCGGGCGATTGCCGGAAGAGCGGCGGGTGATGCGATGA
- a CDS encoding phage tail protein yields MRAEPTALPFLRRRERNLASHHLPWPRGAATGTPTPPLDIGAGLQVRAASVYDRSVLRTISIEGRAVEFNGLPPELASTLLGMQYVAAVRHRALCWPRATDHVIDHHHVPAGVVTTLVTRSEFRLIDIGLLPGFRGQGHAVAVIRAIAQSAAERGLPLHYRARTSFMTASLIRRLGAEIVAEGASYLELRHPLTGVAERSPLPSPARSPEDADVSPFLGEIRQWHQGDPPPGWQWCDGSRLSVTDHRELFDLLGNAFGGNGVDTFRIPSLSGTHPLHGAFVIAVDPERDRALS; encoded by the coding sequence ATGAGAGCCGAGCCGACTGCGCTGCCGTTCCTGCGTCGTCGCGAGCGGAACCTGGCTTCCCACCACCTTCCCTGGCCCAGGGGCGCGGCCACCGGAACTCCGACGCCACCCCTGGACATCGGCGCCGGCCTGCAGGTCCGCGCGGCCAGCGTGTACGACCGCTCCGTGTTGCGCACCATCTCGATCGAAGGGCGTGCGGTCGAGTTCAACGGTCTGCCGCCCGAGCTCGCCAGCACACTGCTCGGCATGCAGTACGTCGCCGCCGTACGACACCGGGCCCTCTGCTGGCCGCGGGCGACCGATCATGTGATCGACCACCACCACGTTCCGGCGGGTGTCGTCACCACGCTGGTGACGAGGTCCGAGTTCCGACTCATCGACATCGGTCTGCTCCCCGGGTTCCGCGGCCAGGGACATGCGGTGGCCGTCATCCGGGCGATCGCCCAGAGCGCCGCTGAGCGCGGTCTCCCTCTGCACTACCGCGCACGGACGTCGTTCATGACGGCGTCGCTGATCCGCCGGCTCGGTGCCGAGATCGTCGCCGAGGGCGCCAGCTACCTGGAGTTGCGGCACCCGCTGACCGGAGTTGCCGAGCGCAGCCCGCTCCCGTCGCCGGCCAGATCCCCCGAGGACGCCGACGTCTCGCCCTTCCTCGGTGAGATCCGCCAGTGGCACCAGGGGGACCCGCCACCGGGTTGGCAGTGGTGCGACGGCAGTCGGCTCTCCGTCACCGATCATCGCGAGCTGTTCGACCTGCTGGGTAACGCGTTCGGCGGGAACGGTGTCGACACCTTCCGCATCCCGTCGCTGTCCGGCACCCATCCGCTGCACGGCGCATTCGTCATCGCCGTCGATCCCGAGCGTGACCGCGCCCTGTCCTGA